A portion of the Streptomyces erythrochromogenes genome contains these proteins:
- a CDS encoding acyl-CoA dehydrogenase family protein, producing MKRLVFDADHEAFRETVRTFLTKEVLPHYEQWEKDGIVSREAWRAAGRQGLLGLAVPEEYGGGGNTDFRYAAVIAEEFTRAGTPGIAIGLHNDIIGPYLTSLATEEQKRRWLPGFCSGETITAIAMTEPGAGSDLQGIRTTAEDRGDHWLLNGSKTFISNGILADLVIVVAKTTPEGGAHGLSLLVVERGAEGFERGRNLDKIGQKAQDTAELFFHDVRVPKENLLGEPNGAFVHLMTNLAQERMGIAMAGIAAAEYLLEITTQYVKEREAFGRPLSKLQHIRFEIAEMATEVAVTRTFLDRCITDHSNGELDHVHASMAKWWATELQKRVADRCLQLHGGYGYMTEYRVARAFTDGRIQTIYGGTTEIMKEIIGRSLLS from the coding sequence ATGAAGCGCCTTGTCTTCGACGCCGACCACGAGGCGTTCCGTGAGACCGTCCGCACCTTCCTCACCAAGGAGGTGCTGCCGCACTACGAGCAGTGGGAGAAGGACGGCATCGTCAGCCGCGAGGCGTGGCGGGCCGCCGGCCGCCAGGGGCTGCTCGGGCTGGCCGTCCCGGAGGAGTACGGGGGCGGCGGGAACACCGACTTCCGCTACGCCGCCGTGATCGCCGAGGAGTTCACCAGGGCGGGCACGCCCGGGATCGCCATCGGCCTGCACAACGACATCATCGGGCCGTACCTGACCTCGCTCGCCACCGAGGAGCAGAAGCGCCGCTGGCTGCCCGGCTTCTGCTCCGGCGAGACCATCACCGCCATAGCGATGACCGAGCCGGGCGCGGGCTCCGACCTCCAGGGGATCCGGACCACCGCCGAGGACCGCGGCGACCACTGGCTGCTGAACGGCTCCAAGACCTTCATCTCCAACGGCATCCTCGCCGACCTGGTGATCGTGGTCGCCAAGACCACCCCCGAGGGCGGGGCGCACGGCCTGTCGCTGCTGGTCGTCGAGCGCGGTGCGGAGGGCTTCGAGCGCGGCCGCAACCTCGACAAGATCGGCCAGAAGGCGCAGGACACCGCCGAGCTGTTCTTCCACGACGTGCGCGTCCCGAAGGAGAACCTGCTCGGCGAACCGAACGGCGCCTTCGTCCACCTGATGACCAATCTCGCGCAGGAGCGGATGGGCATCGCGATGGCCGGGATCGCCGCCGCCGAGTACCTGCTGGAGATCACCACGCAGTACGTGAAGGAGCGCGAGGCCTTCGGGCGTCCGCTGTCCAAGCTCCAGCACATCCGTTTCGAGATCGCGGAGATGGCCACCGAGGTCGCCGTCACCCGGACCTTCCTCGACCGGTGCATCACCGACCACTCGAACGGCGAACTGGACCACGTGCACGCCTCGATGGCCAAGTGGTGGGCCACCGAGCTGCAGAAGCGCGTGGCGGACCGCTGCCTGCAACTCCACGGCGGGTACGGGTACATGACCGAGTACCGGGTGGCGCGGGCCTTCACCGACGGCCGGATCCAGACGATCTACGGCGGTACGACCGAGATCATGAAGGAGATCATCGGCCGGTCCCTCCTCAGCTGA
- a CDS encoding acetyl-CoA C-acetyltransferase yields MSTEAYVYDAIRTPRGRGKANGSLHGTKPIDLVVGLIDALRERNPGLDPATIDDIVLGVVGPVGDQGSDIARIAAIAAGLPDTVAGVQENRFCASGLEAVNLAAAKVRSGWEDLVLAGGVESMSRVPMASDGGAWFADPMTNWDTGFVPQGIGADLIATIEGFSRRDVDEYAALSQERAAAAIKDGRFAKSVVPVTDRNGLVVLDHDEFVRPGTTADTLAKLKPSFADIGELGGFDAVALQKYHWIEKIDHVHHAGNSSGIVDGASLVAIGSREAGERNGLTPRARIVSAAVSGSEPTIMLTGPAPATRKALAKAGLTIDDIDLVEINEAFAGVVLRFVKDMGLSLDKVNVNGGAIALGHPLGATGAMILGTIVDELERQDKRYGLVTLCVGGGMGVATIVERL; encoded by the coding sequence GTGAGCACCGAAGCTTACGTATACGACGCGATCCGCACCCCGCGCGGCCGCGGCAAGGCCAATGGCTCCCTGCACGGCACCAAGCCGATCGACCTGGTCGTCGGACTCATCGACGCGCTGCGCGAGCGCAACCCGGGCCTGGACCCGGCCACCATCGACGACATCGTGCTCGGCGTCGTCGGCCCGGTCGGCGACCAGGGCTCCGACATCGCCCGTATCGCGGCCATCGCCGCCGGGCTCCCGGACACGGTGGCCGGCGTACAGGAGAACCGGTTCTGCGCCTCCGGCCTGGAAGCCGTCAACCTGGCCGCGGCGAAGGTCCGTTCCGGTTGGGAGGACCTGGTCCTCGCGGGCGGCGTGGAGTCCATGTCCCGCGTCCCGATGGCCTCGGACGGCGGCGCCTGGTTCGCCGACCCGATGACCAACTGGGACACCGGCTTCGTGCCGCAGGGCATCGGCGCCGACCTGATCGCCACCATCGAGGGCTTCTCCCGGCGCGACGTCGACGAGTACGCGGCCCTCTCGCAGGAGCGCGCCGCCGCCGCGATCAAGGACGGCCGCTTCGCGAAGTCCGTCGTCCCGGTCACCGACCGCAACGGCCTCGTCGTCCTGGACCACGACGAGTTCGTCCGCCCCGGGACCACCGCCGACACCCTCGCCAAGCTGAAGCCGTCCTTCGCGGACATCGGCGAGCTCGGCGGCTTCGACGCCGTCGCGCTCCAGAAGTACCACTGGATCGAGAAGATCGACCACGTCCACCACGCGGGCAACTCCTCCGGCATCGTCGACGGCGCCTCGCTCGTCGCGATCGGCTCCCGCGAGGCGGGGGAGCGAAACGGCCTCACCCCGCGCGCCCGCATCGTCTCGGCGGCCGTCTCCGGCTCCGAGCCCACCATCATGCTCACCGGCCCCGCCCCGGCCACCCGCAAGGCCCTCGCCAAGGCCGGCCTGACCATCGACGACATCGACCTGGTCGAGATCAACGAGGCCTTCGCCGGCGTCGTCCTGCGCTTCGTCAAGGACATGGGCCTCTCCCTCGACAAGGTCAACGTCAACGGCGGCGCCATCGCCCTGGGCCACCCGCTCGGCGCCACCGGCGCGATGATCCTCGGCACGATCGTCGACGAGCTGGAGCGCCAGGACAAGCGCTACGGGCTCGTCACCCTCTGCGTCGGCGGCGGCATGGGCGTCGCCACCATCGTCGAACGCCTCTGA
- a CDS encoding LLM class F420-dependent oxidoreductase, with amino-acid sequence MELSMMLDYAGDPRRAADEAAALESAGLDAVWVAEAWGFDSPTIMGYLAARTERLKIGSAIMNVYSRTPGLIAQTAAGLDALSGGRALLGLGASGPQVVEGWHGKPYDKPLGRTRETVELCRRIWRRETIDHHGITDMPLPPDKGGRHGKPLKILTRPVRDAIPVYIASLGPANVRLTAEIADGWLPTLFIPEKAAAVWGGPLAQGAAGRAPGLGPLQTVAGGLLAIGEDAAAVRERARPQIALYVGGMGAVGKNFYNDLAVAYGYEEEARKIQELYLAGRTRDAAAAVPDEFCELMTLCGPEGYVRERVEAFREAGVTMLNVTPVGPEPARLIETVKNWL; translated from the coding sequence ATGGAACTGTCGATGATGCTCGACTACGCGGGGGACCCGCGCCGGGCCGCCGACGAGGCGGCCGCGCTGGAGTCCGCCGGCCTCGACGCCGTGTGGGTGGCCGAGGCCTGGGGCTTCGACTCGCCGACGATCATGGGCTACCTCGCCGCCCGCACCGAGCGGCTGAAGATCGGCTCGGCGATCATGAACGTCTACTCGCGCACCCCCGGCCTGATCGCGCAGACGGCCGCCGGCCTGGACGCCCTCTCGGGGGGCCGGGCGCTCCTCGGCCTCGGCGCCTCCGGCCCGCAGGTCGTCGAGGGCTGGCACGGGAAGCCGTACGACAAGCCGCTCGGCCGCACCCGGGAGACGGTCGAGCTCTGCCGGCGCATCTGGCGCCGCGAGACGATCGACCACCACGGCATCACGGACATGCCGCTGCCGCCGGACAAGGGCGGCCGGCACGGCAAGCCGCTGAAGATCCTCACCCGGCCCGTGCGCGACGCGATCCCCGTCTACATCGCCTCGCTCGGCCCGGCCAACGTACGGCTGACCGCCGAGATCGCGGACGGCTGGCTGCCCACGCTCTTCATCCCCGAGAAGGCCGCCGCGGTGTGGGGCGGCCCGCTCGCGCAGGGCGCGGCCGGGCGCGCCCCCGGGCTCGGCCCCCTGCAGACCGTGGCGGGCGGCCTGCTCGCCATCGGCGAGGACGCGGCCGCCGTACGAGAACGCGCCCGCCCGCAGATCGCGCTGTACGTCGGCGGCATGGGCGCGGTCGGCAAGAACTTCTACAACGACCTCGCGGTCGCCTACGGCTACGAGGAGGAGGCCCGGAAGATCCAGGAGCTCTACCTCGCCGGACGCACGCGCGACGCCGCGGCCGCCGTGCCGGACGAGTTCTGCGAGCTGATGACCCTGTGCGGGCCTGAGGGCTACGTGCGCGAGCGTGTCGAGGCCTTCCGCGAGGCGGGCGTCACCATGCTCAACGTCACACCCGTCGGCCCCGAGCCGGCCCGTCTGATCGAAACCGTCAAGAACTGGCTTTGA
- a CDS encoding maltokinase N-terminal cap-like domain-containing protein: MAVIHRTTMSPGKLELLAAWMPSKPWYRGGDAPLLAKAGGFRLDDPAGEVGIEFMVVTDTSGDSPVTYQVPMTYRGMPLASAADGLIGTSEHGVLGRRWIYDGTHDVVLVEQLLALLAGRTTAQDQNTSDSPDPTVEVRTEGSGVPQGLTGPGTVTESADASLVTVGPPAAEGPVSTLTVYRVLRPGPAPEGDGAAGRVLADWSDPDGARQHGPFAHLAAFER; this comes from the coding sequence ATGGCAGTCATTCACCGCACCACCATGTCACCCGGCAAGCTCGAACTGCTCGCCGCCTGGATGCCGTCGAAGCCCTGGTACCGGGGCGGGGACGCGCCGCTGCTCGCCAAGGCCGGCGGTTTCCGGCTCGACGACCCGGCGGGCGAGGTGGGCATCGAGTTCATGGTGGTCACCGACACCTCGGGGGACTCCCCCGTCACCTACCAGGTCCCGATGACGTACCGCGGGATGCCGCTGGCGTCCGCCGCGGACGGCCTGATCGGCACCTCCGAGCACGGTGTGCTGGGTCGTCGCTGGATCTACGACGGAACCCATGACGTGGTCCTGGTGGAGCAGTTGCTCGCCCTGCTGGCGGGCCGTACGACCGCCCAGGACCAGAACACGAGCGACTCGCCCGACCCGACGGTCGAGGTCCGTACCGAGGGGTCCGGGGTGCCGCAGGGCCTGACCGGCCCCGGGACCGTGACGGAATCCGCCGACGCGAGCCTCGTCACGGTGGGCCCGCCGGCGGCGGAGGGCCCGGTGTCCACCCTGACGGTGTACCGGGTGCTCCGGCCTGGTCCCGCCCCGGAGGGTGACGGCGCGGCGGGACGGGTGCTGGCCGACTGGTCCGACCCGGACGGCGCCCGGCAGCACGGGCCGTTCGCCCACCTGGCCGCCTTCGAGCGCTGA
- a CDS encoding 3-hydroxyacyl-CoA dehydrogenase NAD-binding domain-containing protein, whose translation MSESTTIRWEQDETGVVTLILDDPGQSANTMNQAFKDSIAAVADRAEAEKDSIRGIIYTSAKKTFFAGGDLKDMIRLRPEHAQLAFDTGTEIKRSLRRIETLGKPVVAAVNGAALGGGYEIALASHHRVALDAPGSKIGLPEVTLGLLPAGGGVTRTVRLMGIADALLKVLLQGTQYTPQRALDNGLVHELAATPEEMLAKARAFIDANPQSQQPWDVPGYKIPGGTPSNPRFAANLPAFPANLKKQLNGAPYPAPRNILACAVEGSQVDFETALTIEARYFTELVTGQTAKNMIQAFFFDLQAVNAGRSRPQGIEPRRVRKVAVLGAGMMGAGIAYSCARAGIEVVLKDVTAEAAAKGKAYSEKLLDKALSRGRTTEAGRAELLARITPTADAADLAGCDAVIEAVFEDTALKHKVFQEVQDVIAPDALLCSNTSTLPITGLAEGVERPADFIGLHFFSPVDKMPLVEIIKGAQTGDEAIARAFDLVRQINKTPIVVNDSRGFFTSRVIGQFINEGVAMVGEGVEPASIEQAAAQAGYPAKVLSLMDELTLTLPRKIRNESRKAFEAEGRTWTEHPADTVIDRMVDEFGRPGRSGGAGFYEYDESGKRARIWPGLREHFAKPGHEVPFEDMKERMLFSEALDTVRCLDEGVLTSVADANIGSIMGIGFPAWTGGVIQYINGYEGGLAGFVDRARELAGKYGERFTPPASLVEKAERGETYAD comes from the coding sequence ATGAGCGAGTCCACCACGATCCGCTGGGAACAGGACGAGACCGGCGTCGTCACCCTGATCCTCGACGACCCGGGCCAGTCCGCCAACACGATGAACCAGGCCTTCAAGGACTCCATCGCCGCGGTCGCCGACCGCGCCGAGGCCGAGAAGGACTCCATCCGCGGCATCATCTACACCTCCGCCAAGAAGACCTTCTTCGCCGGCGGCGACCTCAAGGACATGATCCGGCTGCGCCCCGAGCACGCGCAGCTCGCCTTCGACACCGGCACCGAGATCAAGCGGTCCCTGCGCCGCATCGAGACCCTCGGCAAGCCCGTCGTCGCCGCCGTCAACGGTGCCGCGCTGGGCGGCGGTTACGAGATCGCCCTCGCCTCCCACCACCGCGTGGCCCTCGACGCGCCCGGCTCCAAGATCGGCCTGCCCGAGGTCACCCTCGGCCTCCTCCCGGCGGGCGGCGGCGTCACCCGCACCGTGCGCCTGATGGGCATCGCCGACGCGCTGCTGAAGGTGCTGCTCCAGGGCACCCAGTACACCCCCCAGCGCGCCCTGGACAACGGCCTCGTGCACGAACTGGCCGCCACGCCCGAGGAGATGCTGGCCAAGGCCCGCGCCTTCATCGACGCCAACCCCCAGTCGCAGCAGCCCTGGGACGTGCCCGGCTACAAGATCCCCGGCGGCACGCCGTCCAACCCGCGCTTCGCCGCGAACCTCCCGGCCTTCCCGGCCAACCTGAAGAAGCAGCTCAACGGGGCCCCGTACCCGGCGCCGCGCAACATCCTGGCCTGCGCCGTCGAGGGCTCCCAGGTGGACTTCGAGACCGCGCTGACCATCGAGGCCCGCTACTTCACCGAGCTGGTCACCGGACAGACCGCCAAGAACATGATCCAGGCGTTCTTCTTCGACCTCCAGGCCGTCAACGCCGGCCGCAGCCGCCCGCAGGGCATCGAGCCGCGGCGGGTCCGCAAGGTCGCCGTCCTCGGCGCCGGCATGATGGGCGCCGGCATCGCCTACTCCTGCGCCCGCGCGGGCATCGAGGTGGTACTCAAGGACGTCACCGCCGAGGCCGCCGCGAAGGGCAAGGCGTACTCCGAGAAGCTGCTCGACAAGGCGCTGTCCCGCGGCCGGACCACCGAGGCGGGGCGCGCCGAGCTGCTCGCCCGGATCACCCCGACCGCCGACGCGGCCGACCTAGCGGGCTGCGACGCCGTCATCGAGGCCGTCTTCGAGGACACGGCCCTCAAGCACAAGGTGTTCCAGGAGGTCCAGGACGTCATCGCGCCCGACGCCCTCCTGTGCTCCAACACCTCGACCCTGCCCATCACCGGGCTGGCCGAGGGCGTCGAGCGGCCCGCCGACTTCATCGGACTGCACTTCTTCTCGCCCGTCGACAAGATGCCGCTCGTCGAGATCATCAAGGGGGCGCAGACCGGCGACGAGGCCATCGCCCGCGCCTTCGACCTGGTCCGCCAGATCAACAAGACCCCGATCGTGGTCAACGACTCGCGCGGCTTCTTCACCTCGCGCGTCATCGGCCAGTTCATCAACGAGGGCGTGGCGATGGTCGGCGAGGGCGTCGAGCCCGCCTCGATCGAGCAGGCCGCCGCCCAGGCCGGCTACCCGGCCAAGGTCCTCTCCCTGATGGACGAGCTCACCCTGACGCTGCCGCGCAAGATCCGCAACGAGAGCCGCAAGGCCTTCGAGGCGGAGGGCCGGACGTGGACCGAGCACCCCGCCGACACCGTCATCGACCGGATGGTCGACGAGTTCGGCCGCCCCGGCCGCAGTGGCGGCGCCGGCTTCTACGAGTACGACGAGTCAGGCAAGCGCGCCCGCATCTGGCCGGGCCTGCGCGAGCACTTCGCCAAGCCGGGCCACGAGGTCCCCTTCGAGGACATGAAGGAGCGGATGCTCTTCTCCGAGGCCCTGGACACCGTCCGCTGCCTCGACGAGGGCGTCCTCACCTCGGTCGCCGACGCCAACATCGGCTCCATCATGGGCATCGGCTTCCCGGCCTGGACCGGCGGCGTGATCCAGTACATCAACGGCTACGAGGGCGGCCTCGCCGGCTTCGTGGACCGCGCCCGTGAGCTCGCCGGGAAGTACGGCGAGCGGTTCACCCCGCCCGCCTCCCTCGTGGAGAAGGCCGAGCGCGGCGAGACGTACGCCGACTGA
- a CDS encoding CaiB/BaiF CoA transferase family protein, with protein MAVTGNGTGTGTGTGTASGSGPLAGVRVVELAGIGPGPFAAMLLADLGADVVRVDRPGGGGLAVDPAYDITNRGKRSVLVDLKSPDGPARVLDLVERADVLVEGFRPGVAERLGVGPAECHARNPRLVYGRMTGWGQEGPLAHTAGHDIAYIAVTGALGMIGNPGEPPAVPANLVGDYAGGSLYLVIGVLAALQHARATGTGQVVDAAIVDGTAHLTAMIHGMMAAGGWQDRRGANLLDGGCPFYGTYETSDGGYMAVGALEQQFYDTFTELLGIGDRAPARKDIARWGELREAVAARFRTRTREEWTAVFEGTDACVAPVLSLREAPGHPHLASRGTFTDFGGIVQPAPAPRFSATPVAVTAGPARPGAHTESVAADWDVPALLPKEA; from the coding sequence ATGGCAGTGACAGGGAACGGGACCGGCACCGGCACCGGCACCGGGACGGCGAGCGGCAGCGGCCCGCTCGCCGGAGTGCGCGTCGTGGAGCTGGCCGGCATCGGCCCGGGACCGTTCGCCGCCATGCTCCTCGCCGACCTGGGGGCGGACGTCGTACGCGTGGACCGGCCCGGCGGCGGCGGGCTCGCCGTCGACCCCGCCTACGACATCACCAACCGCGGCAAGCGCTCCGTCCTGGTCGACCTCAAGTCCCCCGACGGGCCCGCACGCGTCCTGGACCTGGTCGAGCGGGCCGACGTCCTCGTCGAGGGCTTCCGCCCCGGGGTCGCCGAGCGGCTCGGCGTGGGCCCGGCCGAGTGCCACGCCCGCAACCCCCGCCTCGTCTACGGGCGGATGACCGGCTGGGGCCAGGAGGGCCCGCTCGCGCACACCGCGGGCCACGACATCGCCTACATCGCCGTCACCGGGGCCCTTGGCATGATCGGCAACCCGGGAGAGCCCCCGGCGGTTCCGGCCAACCTGGTCGGGGACTACGCGGGAGGCTCGCTCTACCTGGTGATCGGCGTCCTCGCCGCCCTCCAGCACGCCCGGGCCACCGGCACCGGCCAGGTCGTCGACGCGGCCATCGTCGACGGCACCGCCCACCTCACCGCCATGATCCACGGGATGATGGCGGCGGGCGGCTGGCAGGACCGGCGCGGAGCCAACCTCCTCGACGGCGGCTGCCCCTTCTACGGCACCTACGAGACCTCCGACGGCGGGTACATGGCGGTCGGCGCGCTGGAGCAGCAGTTCTACGACACCTTCACGGAGCTCCTCGGCATCGGGGACCGGGCGCCGGCCCGCAAGGACATCGCCCGCTGGGGCGAACTGCGCGAGGCCGTCGCCGCACGCTTCCGGACCCGTACGCGCGAGGAGTGGACGGCGGTCTTCGAGGGCACCGACGCCTGCGTGGCCCCGGTGCTGTCGCTGCGCGAGGCTCCCGGCCACCCCCACCTCGCCTCCCGGGGCACCTTCACGGACTTCGGCGGGATCGTGCAGCCCGCGCCCGCTCCGCGGTTCTCCGCGACCCCGGTCGCCGTCACCGCGGGCCCCGCCCGGCCGGGCGCCCACACCGAGTCGGTGGCCGCCGACTGGGACGTCCCGGCCCTGCTCCCGAAAGAGGCCTGA